The nucleotide sequence TGAGTATTTCCATGAGGAATTGTGACGGTATATGTTAGCCTGTGACTCTGTGATTATACGTGTTTctctggaggtgtattcccagaaggtTTTGTGCCATTTAGTGACGTGTACCCGATGAGTGTACCCGAAGAGTGTAGCCGACGAGCCGACGCGTTTGCCTCGAGAACATCGAGGGCGACGAGTGCtatcctgacgagcattccagtcgATGTAAAAACGAACATCTTATTTAGTTTCATTGATAGTACTTAGCTTCAGTAGTTGTAGAGGAAACCCTCGAAGAGCTAACCGCGATAAACACCACAGGCCTGTACCGATTCTATAAAACACCATATTTGGACAGACGTAACAATAGTGATTCAAAGCAAATTTTATTGCGGACATCATTACTGTTAAATCACTTTTGTTACTTAATCATCTCATGACCGTATAATCGTCTtagcaaaatatttgttgaaatgtaaatgcaaaaacattatttttacaatgTATGAGTCATTTAACCCATATGctaaaaatatagaaaacattATCACACATTCATACACACATGAATCGTTTAGTCAATAAACTGACATTTACACGCATAAACATATGTAAATGTAATGAGCTTGAAGTGTTATCCCATGTAGTGTAGacaaatatcattttgttttaaattaatgacACTTGTGGGTGTGGTTCAGAATATATTACATTATCCTGCAAATGGGTACAATTTGTTCAACTGATCATatacttaaaaattatattatgcTATTGTGTTCAGTAGTATTATCATACAATAATCTCTATTCTTATCaatcattaaaacaataaataagttCAATCACCTCTATACTGACTGTTATAGTTTGCACggtattcaaaatatgaaaaagACGATGTAAATCAACCTAACGTTATGAACTTGACGATTTTTCTTAATACTATCCTTTTaagtatataattttttttattgttcctCGCAAGGTAAACTTATTTGTTAGTGGAGCAGTTGTTTGGTCGTAGCACACTTGTGCGATTAATAATGGACTACAGGCacgacccccccccccttctcaACCCTAACCACATTCAGGTGCAGTGAAAAAGTTGCTTCACACGGGAAAAAGATACTCAGTTTTTTCTGGAACTAGGCATCTCGTGAACCTCGAACTATCCACCGCAATCCCACTTGTTTGTCCCCTAAGGTGATGGTCATAAGGAAGAAAATATCTTCTACATGCACCAGACTAGCGGTAATCAGAAATGTAATGCTCCTTTATCTAGATTTTAATGTAATAGAAATTGTTTGAATGTATTCATTAATAATCATTctatatattgtttaaagtttATCACGAAACAGAAAAAGCAATatattatagatttttttttcatataccATCATTACGCAGGGAATAGATCAGGTACGCTAGGAACCAGTCAAATCTATGCTTTAAAGTATCCGCACATGAAATCACCATTATATTAGTTGAATAGCGTTGGGTTAAATTAAACGCATGCAGACGAATTCATTATTGGTGCAAATAATGTGCCAGATCTGTTGATTTGTAATTGTTGTAATTTACAAATTGTACAGTAATTGTATCATAAATAACTATAATTTTGTGAACTTATAAGAAATTATTTGAATTTGCTATTGTAACAACTTACTTAACATATGCTAATAGCATGCTGAGTTACCAAAGATTGAAAGTAGACTCGTCCCATGTTGACAGTCCTAATTGAAAGTGGGCAGTGATTGACAACCAAGTAAACAACATGGATTCTTTTGAATTTTTGCCTGAAAGTTTTTATAATGAGATGATATGTTTATTTGACTGATTTATGGCTATTTATAAATGGTTTAATCGTTAAGTGTTCACAGCCGCAGTTTACAAAGCCACATGAAACAAAGTTTATAAACTTAAGTTTAACAAATCAGAGTCCGACAGTTAACCTAGTTCATAGATATGTCAGTAGGTAAAACCTAacacaaaagcaaaataaaaacattgaaatCTAGAGAGATGGGATCAGGACCAAGTAAGGAGAAGACGCCGCTTCAAAATGTTCCGCCGAGAAAGCCTGATAATGTGTCGAAAGGaaataaacagtttaaaacaGAAGAGGTAACTTCAGTTCagaataataacaaaacaaatattaattccAAGATAGATGTGGTGGAAAGTAAGAACAATAAATTTGAAACTGTTAAATCCAATACAAACAACACAATTAAGGTTGGGAATGGGAAGTCGGAAGAATCACAAGTTCGAAAATCAGAGCCTATCACATCAAAAGACTCTAAAAAATCTTTGACTAAAAAGGATTTAGGAAAGTTTGAGAGTGATTCAGAATCAGAGGCTGAGGATATTGATGCTGTTTTGGCAGCAACAAAGAACCAGTATAATCAGCATGTGCAGCAACGAACAATTCAACACAACGACGACGGACATTATCCGGAAACGTACGCACAGCGATTACAACGGGAGCAGTACAAACATCAGCCTGAGGGACTTCTTAGACAGAAGACTATTTATAGAAATCCTCAAGAATGGGAAATTGAAGAGGTTTGTACagagtgtttgttttatttcaactACTTTAAACTAAAAGGCTAATACAATCAATTAACACAAACCTGATGAAATATATAGATATTTCAGACATTGAAAGTTTGTTTCATTAATACGTAGATCCAATTCACAACACTCAACGGcttgaaataaattataacataGCTAGACATTAATGGTAGTCCCTAGTATcactaataataatttattatttggaGTGAATTTGAATGTCTATTCTGAGGTAATATAAGCATAACTCTAGAAGCATTTTATACTATATTAAGTATCACCTTGAATGATATAATAGGGATGGAATACCATTTCTGTAACctcttgatttatttatattcaattagTGCAGTCATCTGTTTTTGCCAGCTTAACAAATTAATATGGCTAGCCAATTATCGATTTAATTGAAAAGCTACACGAAGGTTTAGTTGCCAtttatgaattttttattttatagattgtAAAATTTCATACAATGtaacaatttaatatatatactGTAACTGAAATATCTCATTCTAAACAGATTATGTCCAAAATACAACacaattgaattatatatatattcgacAACAATGTAAAAGTATTGTCTCATCAGTTTAAACTAGAGTGGTTACCTGGTTttctatttgtttttataattaattttactaCCATAACATACAAAGTGTTTTCATTTGCATATCATGATTTGTAATACTAATAACTTTTTGACATACTTTACCCATTTAtccctagtggactctcccatggatccttctaaattggatcaatttatttccaaaattagggatgtctagtatatttatttctgtatttagaatattttttaaagaaattcctttaagcaaacagcgcagaccctgatgaggcgccgcatcatgcagcgtctcatctgggtctactctgtttgccaaggccttttttctagacgctaggcataaatgggttaaaacgttTTCGTAGTGATCCTTTATATATGATTGATTGCTCTgtcatattccattacatttcATGGCTTCCATCAGATATTAGATCTGAACAAGGTAAGACTGGTCTAATAATATTATGTAAGACACACTTTATAATCAAGGATCCTGGATCAGGGGTCAGGTTCCAGAAACTTATCAAGTTAAGTGCTAGCCTCAGTCTGACAATATTTGGTTGTGTGTGCTTTATGTCAACTTTGCACGAAATTTGCCTGGTACTtacataattaataaattgattgatatttttttcaagCTATTCAAACCTTATTTGTTCACTATCATAGTTTCAAAAGTTATTTGCTTAACTTTTGTACTTGTAAAAgtatcaaatttttatttttagaacaaaCATCTAATTATTTAAAGTTTTTCTGAAGTTGTTTCTGGAAAAGGGCTCCAGGAAAAAAGTGTAGGGTGCAAGGCTTGATTGTTGGAGATGAATTTGTTAATGCCAGAATTGATGTGCTTACCCCTGTGAAAGATTAATAGACCATTCAAGCTCATCATGAATAGTTCCCAAACTCTAAAAAACTTCtatataacaaaacaaagcaaTAGCATACCGCACCCTGCTAATTTTTCACCCTGGATCTTTCTTCACAGTAGAATTCCCATCATGTtgttgttatatgtatatatggGCTGCTTGTTTTTGAAGAGATGAGCTTACATTTTTTTATCATACTTGAGGATTTGTTTATAGACTGTTGACAAAATTCTGAGTACAGCATAGTAACATTTAGTTCTGTGATTCTTTCTTTGTTTATTGCAAATTGATCAGTAGATTGCAATTAATacagtaataaaaaaaatcattatcaaattattatcatataattttcttaaacaaaaatacatttccaAAGACCAAAATCTTTTATGGGCTTGTAAATATCCTAGTATATTTTACCATTTGAACTTG is from Dreissena polymorpha isolate Duluth1 chromosome 14, UMN_Dpol_1.0, whole genome shotgun sequence and encodes:
- the LOC127858123 gene encoding signal transducer and activator of transcription B-like isoform X1, with the translated sequence MGSGPSKEKTPLQNVPPRKPDNVSKGNKQFKTEEVTSVQNNNKTNINSKIDVVESKNNKFETVKSNTNNTIKVGNGKSEESQVRKSEPITSKDSKKSLTKKDLGKFESDSESEAEDIDAVLAATKNQYNQHVQQRTIQHNDDGHYPETYAQRLQREQYKHQPEGLLRQKTIYRNPQEWEIEEILDLNKNKVESFDVSRFKQANVLKNPQPMQSNTDDIFSPPDVPSNGHPPREDFSYRLEKKKSLPHYDTTEEALLAEIEKEYDL
- the LOC127858123 gene encoding uncharacterized protein LOC127858123 isoform X2, which encodes MGSGPSKEKTPLQNVPPRKPDNVSKGNKQFKTEEVTSVQNNNKTNINSKIDVVESKNNKFETVKSNTNNTIKVGNGKSEESQVRKSEPITSKDSKKSLTKKDLGKFESDSESEAEDIDAVLAATKNQYNQHVQQRTIQHNDDGHYPETYAQRLQREQYKHQPEGLLRQKTIYRNPQEWEIEENKVESFDVSRFKQANVLKNPQPMQSNTDDIFSPPDVPSNGHPPREDFSYRLEKKKSLPHYDTTEEALLAEIEKEYDL